Proteins encoded together in one Pseudomonas sp. Seg1 window:
- a CDS encoding ATP-binding cassette domain-containing protein has translation MTLLKFSDVSLAFGAMPLLDKVSWQIARGERVCIIGRNGTGKSSMMKLVKGDQKPDDGSVWRAPGLKIGELPQELPVADDRTVFDVVAEGLDGVGALLAEYHHLAQNCVTEEDLNKLMHVQQDLEARDGWRLQTLVESTLSRLQLPADKTLAQLSGGWRRRVLLAQALVSEPDLLLLDEPTNHLDIGAIAWLEEALKDFQGAVLFITHDRSFLQNLATRILELDRGGLIDWNGDYASFLVHKEAALAAEETANALFDKKLAQEEVWIRQGIKARRTRNEGRVRALKALRVERSERRERTGKANIQLDTADKSGKQVMVLENVSFAHPGGPFLIKDFSMVLTRGDRIGLLGANGTGKTTLLKLMLSGLQPTSGTVEEGTRIDVAYFDQLRHQLDLEKTVIDNVAEGRDFIDIDGQSRHVLSYLGDFLFSPQRARTPVKALSGGERARLLLAKLFSKPANLLVLDEPTNDLDVETLELLEEVLLTFNGTVLMVSHDRAFLDNVVTSTLVFEGEGKVREYVGGYQDWIRQGGSPRLLGVTESKSGKADLNSAVVTAEPAVVAAPAAAAPAAKKKLSYKLQRELEALPGDIDAKEQQIAAVEAEMAEAGFYQRPAAETAKVIASLEQLQAELDALVERWAELDA, from the coding sequence ATGACCCTGCTCAAATTCAGCGATGTGTCCCTTGCATTCGGCGCGATGCCGTTGTTGGACAAGGTGTCCTGGCAGATCGCCCGTGGTGAGCGGGTGTGCATCATCGGCCGCAACGGCACTGGCAAGTCCAGCATGATGAAACTGGTCAAGGGCGACCAGAAGCCCGATGACGGCTCGGTGTGGCGTGCCCCCGGTCTGAAAATCGGCGAATTGCCGCAAGAATTGCCAGTGGCCGACGATCGGACTGTGTTCGACGTGGTTGCCGAAGGCCTCGATGGTGTGGGCGCGTTGCTCGCCGAGTACCATCACCTTGCGCAGAACTGCGTCACTGAAGAAGACCTCAACAAGCTGATGCACGTTCAGCAAGACCTCGAAGCCCGTGATGGCTGGCGCTTGCAGACCCTGGTCGAAAGTACCCTGAGCCGCCTGCAACTGCCGGCCGACAAGACCCTCGCCCAGTTGTCCGGCGGCTGGCGTCGTCGCGTGCTGCTGGCGCAGGCGCTGGTGTCCGAGCCGGATCTGCTGCTGCTCGACGAACCGACCAACCACTTGGACATCGGTGCGATTGCCTGGCTTGAAGAAGCGCTGAAAGATTTCCAGGGCGCCGTGCTGTTCATCACGCACGACCGTTCCTTCCTGCAAAATCTTGCCACGCGCATCCTTGAACTGGATCGCGGCGGTCTGATCGACTGGAACGGCGACTACGCCAGTTTCCTCGTGCACAAAGAGGCTGCGCTGGCGGCCGAAGAAACCGCGAACGCGTTGTTCGACAAGAAACTGGCTCAGGAAGAAGTCTGGATTCGCCAGGGCATCAAGGCCCGTCGCACCCGTAACGAAGGCCGCGTCCGTGCCCTGAAAGCCCTGCGTGTTGAGCGCAGCGAGCGTCGTGAGCGCACCGGCAAGGCCAACATTCAGCTGGACACTGCCGACAAATCCGGCAAGCAGGTGATGGTGCTCGAGAACGTGAGTTTCGCTCACCCGGGCGGCCCGTTCCTGATCAAGGATTTCTCGATGGTCCTGACGCGCGGCGACCGTATCGGTTTGCTCGGCGCCAACGGTACCGGCAAGACCACTCTGTTGAAGCTGATGCTCAGCGGTCTGCAACCGACCAGCGGCACAGTGGAGGAGGGTACGCGGATCGACGTGGCTTACTTCGACCAGTTGCGCCATCAACTGGATCTGGAAAAAACCGTTATCGATAACGTTGCCGAAGGTCGCGACTTCATCGATATCGACGGCCAGAGCCGTCACGTACTGAGCTACCTTGGCGACTTCCTGTTCAGCCCGCAGCGTGCCCGCACGCCGGTCAAGGCGCTGTCGGGTGGTGAGCGTGCGCGTCTGTTGCTGGCCAAACTGTTCAGCAAACCGGCGAACCTGCTGGTCCTCGACGAACCGACCAACGACCTCGACGTGGAAACCCTCGAGTTGCTCGAAGAAGTGCTGCTGACCTTCAACGGCACCGTGCTGATGGTCAGCCACGACCGGGCATTCCTCGACAACGTCGTGACCAGCACCCTGGTTTTTGAAGGCGAAGGCAAGGTGCGTGAATACGTCGGTGGCTATCAGGACTGGATCCGTCAGGGCGGCTCGCCGCGCCTGTTGGGCGTGACCGAAAGCAAGTCGGGCAAGGCTGACTTGAATTCGGCGGTGGTCACTGCTGAGCCTGCTGTGGTCGCAGCGCCTGCCGCCGCTGCCCCGGCTGCCAAGAAGAAGTTGAGCTACAAGCTGCAACGCGAGCTGGAAGCGTTGCCGGGCGATATCGACGCCAAGGAACAGCAGATCGCTGCTGTTGAGGCTGAGATGGCTGAAGCCGGTTTCTACCAGCGTCCGGCGGCTGAAACGGCCAAGGTGATTGCTTCGCTGGAGCAGTTGCAGGCTGAGCTGGATGCGTTGGTGGAGCGATGGGCCGAGCTGGATGCCTGA
- a CDS encoding transglycosylase SLT domain-containing protein: MRSRLLSVLSCLLLTATAVQSAQAVDLSTQRQYYDEAKRALAKGDTGPYFRYSQALADYPLEPYLAYDELTARLKTASNAEIEKFLAEHGDLPQANWMKLRWLRWLADRGDWATFVKYYDPKLNFTELDCLNAQYQISSGHKAEGYANADKLWLTGKSQPAACDALFGIWAADGQLTEQKRWERTKLAAQARNYPLANSLVNGLTTLAPRGRLLVDVAQKPELLNQPSRFTPADEPMSDVVSLGLRRLARQDPDKAMALLDGYASSMHFSRDEKVAIAREIGLTLARRFDSRALDVMTKYDPELRDNTVSEWRLRLLLRLARWDDAYELTKRLPQDLATTNRWRYWQARSLELAQPQNPQAQTLYKNLARERDFYGFLAADRSQSPYSLNNKPLVLSQALINKVRNTPGVRRALEFHARGQIVDGRREWYHVSRHFNRDEMVAQAKLAYDLKWYFPAIRTISQAQYWDDLDIRFPMAHRETLVREAKVRGLHSSWVFAITRQESAFMDDARSGVGASGLMQLMPGTAKETARKFSIPLASPQQVLDPDKNIQLGAAYLSQVHSQFNGNRVLASAAYNAGPGRVRQWLRGADHLSFDVWVESIPFDETRQYVQNVLSYSVIYGQKLNSPQPLVDWHERYFDDQ, encoded by the coding sequence ATGCGCAGTCGCCTTCTCAGTGTTTTGTCCTGTTTGCTACTTACCGCCACTGCCGTTCAATCCGCCCAGGCGGTGGATCTGTCGACCCAACGCCAGTATTACGATGAAGCCAAACGCGCGCTGGCCAAGGGCGATACCGGGCCGTATTTCCGCTACAGCCAGGCCTTGGCCGATTATCCGCTGGAACCATACCTCGCTTACGACGAACTGACCGCGCGCCTGAAAACCGCGAGCAACGCCGAAATCGAGAAATTCCTCGCCGAGCACGGCGACCTGCCCCAGGCCAACTGGATGAAGCTGCGCTGGTTGCGCTGGCTCGCCGACCGTGGCGACTGGGCCACCTTCGTCAAATATTACGACCCGAAACTCAACTTCACTGAACTCGACTGCCTCAATGCGCAGTACCAGATTAGTAGCGGCCACAAGGCCGAAGGCTATGCCAATGCCGACAAACTGTGGCTGACCGGCAAATCGCAACCGGCGGCCTGCGACGCGCTGTTCGGCATCTGGGCCGCCGATGGCCAGCTCACCGAACAGAAACGCTGGGAACGCACCAAGCTCGCCGCCCAGGCACGCAACTATCCACTGGCCAACAGTCTGGTCAACGGCCTGACCACCCTCGCCCCGCGCGGTCGTTTGCTGGTGGATGTGGCGCAAAAACCGGAGTTGCTCAATCAACCTTCGCGCTTCACCCCGGCCGATGAGCCGATGTCCGATGTGGTCAGCCTCGGCTTGCGCCGACTGGCACGTCAGGATCCGGACAAGGCCATGGCGTTGCTCGACGGTTACGCCAGCAGCATGCATTTCTCCCGCGATGAAAAAGTCGCGATTGCCCGGGAAATCGGTCTGACCCTCGCTCGGCGTTTCGACAGCCGCGCGCTGGACGTGATGACCAAATACGATCCGGAGTTGCGCGACAACACCGTCTCGGAATGGCGTTTGCGCCTATTGCTGCGCCTCGCTCGCTGGGACGACGCATACGAACTGACCAAGCGTCTTCCGCAAGACCTGGCCACCACCAACCGCTGGCGCTACTGGCAGGCGCGTAGCCTTGAACTGGCCCAACCGCAGAACCCGCAAGCACAAACCCTGTACAAAAATCTGGCGCGGGAACGGGACTTCTACGGTTTCCTCGCCGCTGACCGCTCGCAGTCGCCCTACTCGCTCAACAACAAGCCATTGGTGCTGAGCCAGGCGCTAATCAACAAAGTGCGCAACACGCCGGGCGTGCGCCGTGCGCTGGAATTCCATGCCCGCGGGCAGATCGTCGACGGTCGCCGCGAGTGGTATCACGTCAGCCGCCACTTCAATCGCGACGAAATGGTCGCCCAGGCCAAACTCGCCTACGACCTGAAATGGTATTTCCCGGCGATCCGCACGATCAGTCAGGCGCAATACTGGGACGATCTGGATATCCGCTTCCCGATGGCCCACCGCGAAACCCTCGTGCGTGAAGCCAAGGTACGTGGGCTGCATTCGAGCTGGGTGTTCGCGATCACCCGTCAGGAAAGTGCGTTTATGGACGACGCTCGCTCCGGCGTCGGCGCCAGTGGCCTGATGCAGCTGATGCCCGGCACCGCCAAGGAAACCGCGCGCAAGTTCAGCATCCCGCTGGCCTCGCCACAGCAGGTGCTCGATCCCGACAAGAACATCCAGCTCGGCGCCGCTTACCTGAGCCAGGTCCATAGCCAGTTCAACGGCAACCGCGTCCTCGCTTCCGCCGCCTATAACGCCGGGCCCGGTCGCGTACGCCAATGGCTGCGCGGCGCTGATCACTTGAGTTTCGACGTCTGGGTGGAAAGCATTCCCTTCGACGAAACCCGTCAGTACGTGCAGAACGTACTGTCTTATTCGGTGATCTACGGCCAGAAGCTCAATTCACCACAGCCACTGGTGGATTGGCACGAGCGGTATTTTGATGATCAGTAA
- a CDS encoding Fic family protein: MSRYQPPLTLTTRMIALIAEISEQIGQLSAGGDSRQTPHLRRGNRIRTIQASLAIENNTLSVEQVTAVLAGQRVLGLPKEIQEVRNAFTAYETMPQWQPDSRADLLQAHEMLMHGLIDECGHFRRAGVGIYRGEQLVHMAPPPSRISPLMDDLLAWLVRSEWHPLIISCVFHYEFEFIHPFADGNGRMGRLWQTLILSQWRPVLAYLPVEAVIREEQDAYYSALSASDRQGESTPFVEYMLHALNVSLREAIANESASDPVTDPVTDLVARLLLTLGPRSLRISDVMAEMSLAHKATFRSNYLKPALTAGMIEMTDPQSPKNPTQKYRLTQLGKMMVKKLKC; this comes from the coding sequence ATGAGCCGTTACCAACCGCCGTTGACCCTAACCACACGAATGATTGCGTTGATCGCCGAAATCAGCGAGCAAATCGGTCAGCTTTCGGCTGGGGGCGATAGTCGGCAGACGCCTCATCTGCGTCGAGGCAATCGTATTCGTACGATTCAGGCCTCTTTGGCAATCGAAAACAATACATTGAGTGTCGAGCAGGTAACCGCAGTGCTCGCCGGGCAACGGGTTTTAGGTTTGCCCAAGGAAATTCAAGAAGTGCGCAATGCGTTTACAGCGTATGAAACCATGCCGCAATGGCAGCCTGACAGCAGGGCTGACCTGCTTCAAGCGCATGAGATGTTGATGCATGGGCTGATTGATGAGTGCGGGCACTTTCGTCGAGCGGGTGTGGGGATTTATCGCGGAGAACAACTGGTTCATATGGCGCCGCCTCCGAGCCGCATATCACCGCTGATGGATGACTTACTGGCATGGCTTGTGCGCTCTGAATGGCATCCGCTGATCATCAGCTGCGTATTCCACTATGAATTTGAGTTCATCCATCCGTTTGCTGATGGAAACGGTCGAATGGGACGGCTGTGGCAAACATTGATATTGAGCCAATGGCGCCCGGTCCTGGCGTATTTGCCGGTCGAAGCGGTGATTCGAGAGGAGCAGGATGCCTATTACTCTGCCTTGTCTGCTTCTGACCGGCAGGGAGAGTCAACGCCTTTCGTCGAGTACATGTTACATGCGCTAAATGTTTCGTTGCGAGAAGCCATCGCTAATGAGTCAGCAAGCGACCCAGTAACCGACCCAGTAACCGACCTAGTAGCAAGATTATTGTTAACTCTGGGACCTCGTTCTTTGAGGATCAGTGATGTGATGGCAGAGATGAGCCTGGCTCACAAGGCTACGTTCAGATCCAACTATCTCAAGCCGGCCTTAACCGCTGGAATGATCGAAATGACAGATCCTCAATCGCCCAAGAATCCAACCCAGAAATATCGGCTTACTCAACTTGGCAAAATGATGGTTAAAAAGTTGAAGTGTTAA